Proteins from one Oscillatoria nigro-viridis PCC 7112 genomic window:
- a CDS encoding response regulator → MSSIANQLRYGFVSIVVASVLMAGSTLAYLSFRGQIEQTKQLQYERSQAAAVQISAYLDNLQRQLNYLSELRGLTEFNPETQRSILEGLVNSNSAYEVVGIFNSQGQILQAMSPYESFSIYSLNLAGISAETPVFWETFRQSQNYVSPVDVDLKTAVNVVNLAVPVRDNNNQIAGVLFARVSLNFLTQIAARSQVGKTGYSYVLDHRSVLISETGSKINPYLLQDLRGRSFVRELSKLALASAIQSPIVYRGLRGEEVIGTGAIVRRVQWMVVVELPTAEAYAPVRNLLYVMGAVTLASALVAVGLGVAFARSITHPLESLTSAATKMSSGMFETRVNIAASNELGKLANAFNSMAGQLEVSFTKLEQQNAQLQRLDKLKDEFLANTSHELRTPLNGIIGLTESLLDGATGQLPEATISNLEIIASSGRRLCNLINDILDFSKLRHKNIELQIKPVGIREIVDIVVTLSQPLIGTKNLQLINSVTADIPLVDADENRVQQILYNLIGNAIKFTDNGTVEISANAIGLDSPPLAEKESSLTSQLQSLIVRSKLQITVSDTGIGIAEDKLERIFKSFEQADGSTSREYGGTGLGLAVTKKLVELHGSEIQVYSKVGMGSQFTFSLPISQNQYLDRKQLPATVRPSLVSRTNDRKLITNATAAPTFNDNSLSDDKECQENSRVKILIVDDEAVNIQVLANNLLLEKYALAKASSGREALALIDRGYKPDLILLDLMMPRMTGYEVCEKIREKFTAIEVPIVMLTAKNQVSDLVQGFNAGANDFLTKPFVKNELLARIKTHIRLAKVNAAYGRFVPHDFLRFLGHESIVDVRLGDQIQKEMTVLFSDIRSFTAISEGMTPQENFSFLNSYLSRVSPVIRAHQGFIDKYIGDAIMALFPESADDAVCAAVEMQKQVMVYNQHRQLSNYAPITIGIGLHAGSLMLGTIGEQERMESTVIADAVNLASRLEGLTKVYGAGILVSDSILERLGDREKYMCRFVDRVTVKGKKSAVSVFEIYDAETEQSIELKQETAAEFKLGLEFYFERKFSKAQKIFKDICEINPQDKLAAIYCQRSLKNRMYGVPEGWSGIEALDEK, encoded by the coding sequence ATGTCCTCAATTGCCAATCAACTGCGTTACGGTTTTGTCTCGATTGTTGTGGCAAGCGTATTGATGGCGGGAAGTACCTTAGCTTACCTCAGCTTTCGGGGACAAATAGAACAGACAAAACAGCTTCAGTACGAGCGATCGCAAGCTGCTGCTGTCCAAATTAGCGCTTATCTAGATAACTTGCAGCGCCAACTCAATTATTTGTCAGAATTGCGCGGTTTAACAGAATTTAATCCTGAAACTCAGCGCAGCATTCTTGAAGGATTGGTCAACAGCAACAGCGCCTACGAAGTGGTCGGAATTTTTAACAGTCAAGGTCAAATCCTACAGGCGATGTCGCCTTACGAATCCTTCTCTATCTACAGCTTAAATTTAGCAGGTATTTCAGCAGAAACACCTGTGTTTTGGGAGACTTTTCGGCAAAGTCAAAATTATGTTAGTCCAGTAGATGTAGATTTAAAAACAGCAGTTAATGTTGTTAATTTAGCAGTGCCTGTTCGCGACAATAACAATCAAATTGCCGGAGTATTATTTGCCAGAGTTAGTCTCAATTTTTTAACTCAAATTGCCGCCCGATCGCAAGTTGGAAAAACTGGATACAGCTACGTTCTCGATCACCGATCCGTACTGATTTCAGAAACCGGAAGCAAGATTAATCCGTATTTACTGCAAGATTTGCGAGGGCGATCCTTTGTGCGAGAGTTATCCAAATTAGCTTTAGCTTCGGCGATTCAATCTCCGATCGTTTATCGAGGCTTGCGCGGGGAAGAAGTTATTGGCACGGGTGCGATCGTGCGGAGGGTTCAGTGGATGGTGGTTGTAGAGCTACCTACAGCCGAAGCTTACGCTCCCGTGCGTAACCTCCTATACGTCATGGGTGCAGTTACCCTCGCCAGCGCCCTCGTCGCCGTGGGTTTGGGAGTGGCTTTTGCTCGATCGATTACACATCCTTTGGAATCCCTAACATCTGCCGCTACTAAAATGAGTAGCGGAATGTTTGAAACTCGGGTAAATATTGCGGCATCTAACGAACTCGGAAAATTAGCTAATGCTTTCAACAGCATGGCGGGTCAATTGGAAGTATCTTTCACAAAATTAGAGCAGCAAAATGCCCAATTGCAGCGACTTGACAAACTCAAAGACGAATTTTTAGCCAACACTTCTCACGAACTCCGCACCCCGCTTAACGGAATTATCGGTTTAACTGAATCATTGCTCGACGGGGCCACAGGACAATTGCCAGAAGCGACTATTTCCAACTTGGAAATTATTGCATCTAGCGGCCGAAGACTGTGCAATCTCATCAACGACATTCTCGATTTCTCGAAGCTGAGACACAAAAATATTGAACTGCAAATCAAGCCTGTTGGCATCCGAGAAATTGTCGATATTGTGGTGACTCTTTCTCAACCTCTAATTGGTACAAAAAATTTGCAGTTAATTAATTCAGTCACTGCCGACATTCCCCTCGTGGATGCGGATGAAAATCGGGTGCAACAAATTCTTTATAACTTAATCGGAAATGCGATTAAATTTACCGACAATGGTACTGTAGAAATTTCCGCTAATGCGATCGGCTTGGACTCGCCGCCTTTGGCAGAAAAAGAAAGTTCATTAACAAGCCAGCTTCAATCTTTAATTGTCAGGTCAAAACTGCAAATTACGGTATCCGATACTGGTATTGGCATTGCTGAAGATAAATTAGAACGAATTTTTAAATCTTTTGAACAAGCAGATGGTTCCACTTCTAGAGAATACGGAGGAACAGGTTTAGGTTTGGCCGTGACAAAGAAGTTAGTCGAGCTGCACGGCAGCGAAATTCAGGTATATTCAAAAGTAGGTATGGGTTCGCAGTTTACCTTTAGTTTGCCAATCTCTCAAAATCAGTATCTCGACCGCAAGCAGTTGCCAGCAACGGTTCGGCCGTCTTTAGTTTCAAGAACCAACGATCGCAAGTTAATAACTAATGCAACTGCTGCACCAACTTTTAATGATAACAGTTTGAGCGATGATAAAGAATGCCAAGAAAACAGTCGGGTTAAAATCTTGATTGTAGATGACGAAGCTGTGAATATTCAGGTATTGGCTAACAATTTACTTCTCGAAAAATATGCGCTCGCCAAAGCTAGCAGCGGTAGAGAAGCTTTAGCCCTTATAGACAGAGGCTACAAGCCCGATTTGATCTTGCTAGATCTGATGATGCCGCGGATGACAGGTTACGAAGTTTGCGAGAAAATCCGGGAGAAATTCACCGCTATAGAAGTGCCAATTGTGATGCTAACTGCCAAAAATCAAGTATCTGACTTAGTGCAAGGTTTCAATGCAGGAGCCAATGATTTTTTAACTAAACCGTTTGTCAAAAATGAATTGCTAGCCAGAATCAAAACTCACATCCGTCTGGCAAAAGTCAATGCAGCTTACGGTAGATTTGTCCCCCACGACTTTCTGCGATTTTTGGGACACGAAAGTATTGTTGATGTCCGACTAGGCGATCAAATTCAGAAAGAAATGACAGTTTTATTTTCTGACATTCGCTCCTTTACGGCTATCTCAGAAGGGATGACTCCCCAAGAAAACTTTAGTTTTCTCAACAGCTACCTCAGCCGAGTGAGTCCGGTAATTCGCGCTCACCAAGGTTTTATCGATAAATATATTGGCGATGCGATTATGGCACTATTTCCTGAGTCGGCAGATGATGCTGTTTGCGCGGCGGTGGAAATGCAAAAACAAGTTATGGTTTACAACCAGCACCGACAACTCAGCAATTACGCGCCGATTACGATCGGCATCGGTTTGCACGCGGGTAGTTTAATGTTGGGTACGATTGGTGAGCAAGAACGGATGGAAAGTACGGTGATTGCTGATGCGGTGAATCTCGCGTCTCGCTTGGAAGGACTGACTAAGGTTTACGGGGCGGGCATTCTAGTTAGCGACTCAATTCTAGAGCGTTTGGGCGATCGAGAAAAATATATGTGCCGATTTGTCGATCGAGTCACAGTAAAAGGGAAAAAATCTGCCGTGTCCGTGTTTGAAATTTATGATGCAGAAACAGAACAAAGCATTGAACTAAAACAGGAAACTGCTGCTGAATTTAAACTGGGTCTGGAGTTTTATTTCGAGCGAAAATTTAGTAAAGCGCAAAAAATATTTAAGGATATTTGCGAAATAAATCCTCAAGATAAGTTAGCAGCAATTTACTGTCAGCGCTCTCTGAAGAATCGAATGTATGGAGTGCCAGAAGGATGGTCGGGGATAGAAGCTTTGGATGAAAAGTAG
- the atpC gene encoding ATP synthase F1 subunit epsilon, which translates to MTLTVRVVAPDKTVWDSNAEEVILPSTTGQLGILSGHAPMLTALDTGVMRVRPGKEWVSIALMGGFAEIQENQVTILVNGAEKGETIDKEAARTAYTEAEARLEKSASGTLQEQIQAKQAIKRARARFQAAGGTL; encoded by the coding sequence ATGACATTAACTGTGCGCGTAGTGGCCCCAGACAAAACTGTTTGGGATTCTAATGCTGAAGAAGTAATTCTGCCGAGCACCACAGGCCAACTGGGTATCTTGAGCGGTCACGCTCCAATGTTGACGGCTTTGGATACCGGAGTGATGCGCGTCCGTCCCGGCAAGGAATGGGTGTCTATTGCTCTGATGGGCGGCTTTGCAGAAATCCAAGAAAACCAAGTGACTATTCTTGTCAACGGCGCTGAAAAAGGCGAAACCATTGATAAAGAAGCTGCTCGTACTGCTTACACCGAAGCAGAAGCTCGTTTGGAAAAGTCTGCTAGCGGCACTTTGCAAGAGCAAATTCAAGCCAAGCAAGCAATCAAACGCGCGAGAGCTCGTTTCCAAGCTGCCGGCGGCACGCTCTAG
- the atpD gene encoding F0F1 ATP synthase subunit beta produces the protein MVSTAEKTNVGYITQIIGPVVDVKFPGGKLPQIYNALTISGKNEAGQDVSVTCEVQQLLGDSQVRAVSMSTTDGLVRGMEVVDTGESIQVPVGTPTLGRIFNVIGQPVDNLGPVNTSESMPIHRNPPTFTELETKPSVFETGIKVIDLLAPYRRGGKIGLFGGAGVGKTVIMMELVNNIAKAHGGVSVFGGVGERTREGNDLYKEMIESGVIDEEDRSKSKIALVYGQMNEPPGARMRVGLSALAMAEYFRDVSKQDVLLFIDNIFRFVQAGSEVSALLGRMPSAVGYQPTLGTDMGDLQERITSTTEGSITSVQAVYVPADDLTDPAPATTFAHLDATTVLSRGLAAKGIYPAVDPLDSTSTMLQVSVVGEEHYGVARQVQSTLQRYKELQDIIAILGLDELSEDDRLTVSRARKIERFLSQPFFVAEVFTGSPGKYVKLADTIKGFQMILAGELDELPEQAFYLVGDINEAIAKAEKMKADAK, from the coding sequence ATGGTATCCACCGCAGAAAAAACGAACGTAGGCTACATCACCCAAATTATTGGACCGGTTGTAGACGTAAAATTCCCAGGCGGCAAACTGCCCCAAATCTATAACGCTCTCACAATTTCCGGCAAAAACGAAGCAGGTCAAGACGTTTCCGTTACCTGCGAAGTTCAGCAACTGCTCGGAGACAGCCAAGTGCGTGCAGTTTCCATGAGTACCACCGACGGCTTGGTGCGCGGCATGGAAGTAGTAGATACCGGCGAATCGATCCAAGTTCCCGTCGGAACCCCAACTCTGGGCCGGATTTTTAACGTCATCGGTCAACCCGTAGACAACCTCGGCCCGGTCAATACTTCTGAAAGTATGCCCATCCACCGCAACCCGCCGACTTTCACCGAACTGGAAACCAAGCCTTCGGTGTTTGAAACTGGGATCAAGGTGATTGACCTGCTCGCCCCCTACCGTCGCGGTGGCAAAATCGGTTTGTTCGGCGGCGCAGGCGTCGGCAAAACCGTGATTATGATGGAACTCGTGAACAACATCGCCAAAGCTCACGGCGGCGTGTCCGTGTTCGGCGGTGTGGGCGAGCGCACCCGCGAAGGCAATGACCTCTACAAAGAAATGATCGAGTCGGGGGTTATTGACGAAGAAGACCGCAGCAAGTCGAAAATTGCTCTGGTTTACGGTCAAATGAACGAGCCGCCCGGTGCTCGGATGCGCGTGGGGCTGTCGGCTCTGGCGATGGCCGAATACTTCCGCGATGTCAGCAAGCAAGACGTGCTGCTGTTCATTGACAATATCTTCCGGTTCGTGCAAGCGGGTTCTGAGGTATCGGCTCTGTTGGGTCGGATGCCTTCGGCTGTGGGATATCAGCCGACTCTCGGTACAGACATGGGCGACTTGCAAGAACGGATTACTTCGACTACCGAAGGTTCGATTACTTCAGTTCAAGCTGTGTACGTACCTGCGGATGACTTGACTGACCCCGCACCGGCTACGACTTTTGCTCACTTGGACGCTACAACTGTGTTGTCTCGCGGTTTGGCTGCCAAGGGTATTTATCCGGCTGTTGACCCGCTGGATTCTACATCTACGATGTTGCAAGTTAGCGTTGTCGGCGAAGAGCACTATGGTGTTGCTCGTCAGGTGCAGTCAACTCTGCAACGCTACAAGGAATTGCAAGACATTATTGCAATTTTGGGCTTGGACGAGCTGTCGGAAGATGACCGCTTGACAGTTTCTCGCGCTCGCAAAATTGAACGGTTCTTGTCTCAACCGTTCTTTGTGGCTGAAGTGTTCACCGGTTCCCCCGGCAAGTACGTCAAGCTGGCAGACACCATTAAGGGCTTCCAGATGATTTTGGCTGGCGAACTTGACGAATTGCCGGAACAAGCTTTCTATTTGGTGGGCGATATCAACGAGGCGATCGCCAAAGCTGAAAAAATGAAAGCTGACGCCAAGTAA
- a CDS encoding DUF7734 family protein gives MADSIARRLEQYTVKRSREVLIVKAEIDGEFDEIAIFKGFSSSLTRSTASDPEVPVLPEEAKIVSVDRLESPYNPNNPRYLQQGLSWETMQSLLSEAGV, from the coding sequence ATGGCTGACTCTATTGCTCGTCGCTTGGAACAATACACGGTAAAACGATCGCGCGAAGTTTTAATCGTCAAGGCCGAAATTGACGGCGAATTCGATGAAATTGCTATTTTTAAAGGCTTTTCTAGCTCCCTGACGCGATCGACCGCGAGCGATCCAGAGGTTCCTGTTTTGCCGGAGGAAGCAAAAATTGTCAGTGTCGATCGCCTGGAGAGCCCCTACAATCCAAATAACCCCCGCTATCTTCAGCAGGGGTTATCTTGGGAAACCATGCAATCTCTATTGTCCGAGGCGGGAGTTTAG
- a CDS encoding aliphatic sulfonate ABC transporter substrate-binding protein: MSHKKTGFKSLNISLISIKQRFNWGYALLFILFVCLSSAIASCNSELINNSLAKTQNAPSNLTRVVRIGHQRFGALFYLKAKGSLERRLAKMGWSVEWTEFAAGPPILEAIGKGKIDLGYAGVAPPIFAQSDGVPFVYIANDSALPGSIGIIVPEDSPIRTLADLKGKKIAATRKTAGHYLLIRALTQGGLELKDVQFVDLPPPTAQQAFVRGEVDAWAIWQPFLAQLQETMPVHFLTNSDGLMNDRNFYLASRSFASEFPDIVKIVMGETRQMATWITKNTEPAAEFISARRGMKITTAIMLTKSRRYDVLPIQDRAVEEQQRIAEIFFRLGLLPDRIWIEDVIWKQKLDL, translated from the coding sequence ATGAGCCACAAAAAAACTGGGTTTAAATCATTAAATATTAGTTTAATTTCTATTAAACAGCGTTTTAATTGGGGATATGCGCTGTTATTTATACTGTTTGTTTGCTTGAGTTCAGCCATTGCAAGTTGCAACTCAGAGCTAATAAATAACTCTCTAGCAAAAACCCAAAATGCACCCTCAAACTTAACAAGAGTTGTAAGAATCGGGCATCAGCGTTTCGGAGCGCTGTTTTATCTCAAAGCTAAAGGCTCTTTGGAAAGACGTTTAGCAAAAATGGGGTGGTCTGTAGAATGGACAGAATTTGCTGCAGGGCCGCCAATTCTAGAAGCAATAGGAAAAGGAAAAATCGATCTGGGTTATGCAGGAGTTGCGCCGCCAATTTTTGCCCAATCAGACGGCGTACCTTTTGTTTATATTGCTAATGATTCCGCTTTACCGGGAAGCATTGGCATCATAGTTCCTGAAGATTCTCCTATTCGGACTCTAGCGGATCTCAAAGGCAAGAAAATAGCAGCAACTCGGAAAACAGCAGGTCACTATTTGTTAATTCGGGCGTTAACTCAAGGTGGCTTGGAGTTAAAAGATGTCCAATTCGTCGATTTGCCGCCGCCAACAGCTCAGCAAGCATTTGTGAGAGGCGAGGTTGATGCTTGGGCTATTTGGCAGCCGTTTCTAGCTCAGTTACAGGAAACGATGCCTGTTCATTTCTTGACTAACAGTGACGGACTGATGAATGATCGAAACTTCTATTTGGCAAGTCGCTCTTTTGCTAGCGAGTTTCCCGATATTGTTAAAATAGTGATGGGAGAAACGCGACAGATGGCTACTTGGATAACTAAGAATACCGAGCCAGCAGCAGAATTTATCAGCGCTCGAAGGGGAATGAAAATAACCACAGCTATCATGTTAACGAAAAGCCGCCGCTACGATGTGCTGCCAATTCAAGACAGGGCTGTTGAAGAACAGCAGCGGATTGCGGAAATTTTCTTTCGGTTGGGACTGCTTCCCGATCGCATTTGGATTGAAGATGTTATCTGGAAACAAAAATTAGATCTATAA
- a CDS encoding PEP-CTERM sorting domain-containing protein, whose amino-acid sequence MTTLTLVKKTSFTVASLATTMLLSICTPVRAFMFGTGGIQFDRDTNINFTFDQSHGNYQSSLWVAQAESGNTGYSNIARLFYETKPSDNGSADDWQGSFGNAVTSDNGSITQTFKFLQDQTYALLLWSDSGTGKQFEQYASSSRFMNSPKWFAANTQFRRDDCLVAGCQQAVFGNFNLDYNSTNSFTNINGGKGPEQFSSVTMTQLAQGTKISFDDVGGGNDLDFQDFSVSAELAPEPVTVFGTMLGIGALAAARRKKKRGQ is encoded by the coding sequence ATGACTACCTTAACGCTAGTCAAAAAAACATCTTTTACAGTCGCCAGCTTGGCAACCACAATGTTGCTCAGCATCTGCACGCCCGTCCGAGCTTTCATGTTTGGCACTGGCGGCATCCAGTTCGATCGAGATACCAATATAAACTTTACATTCGACCAATCTCACGGCAATTACCAATCCAGCTTGTGGGTAGCCCAAGCTGAGTCAGGAAACACTGGCTACAGCAACATCGCCAGACTGTTTTACGAGACTAAACCCTCAGATAACGGCAGCGCGGATGACTGGCAGGGAAGCTTCGGCAACGCAGTCACCTCCGACAACGGCTCCATCACCCAAACCTTCAAATTTTTGCAGGATCAAACTTATGCCCTCCTGCTGTGGAGCGACAGCGGCACCGGCAAACAATTCGAGCAGTACGCTTCCAGCAGCAGGTTCATGAACAGCCCCAAATGGTTTGCCGCCAACACCCAGTTCCGAAGAGATGACTGTCTGGTGGCGGGCTGTCAGCAAGCCGTGTTTGGCAACTTTAATCTCGACTACAACTCCACCAACTCATTTACCAACATCAACGGCGGTAAAGGCCCAGAACAATTTTCATCGGTCACCATGACCCAACTGGCTCAGGGCACAAAAATCTCCTTCGACGATGTTGGAGGAGGAAACGACTTGGACTTCCAAGACTTCAGCGTATCGGCTGAGTTAGCACCCGAACCAGTCACAGTGTTCGGGACTATGCTGGGGATCGGGGCTTTGGCTGCAGCTCGCAGGAAAAAAAAGCGAGGGCAGTAA